Proteins encoded in a region of the Stigmatella erecta genome:
- a CDS encoding SDR family oxidoreductase, whose amino-acid sequence MKTVLITGCSSGYGLEIARHFHAQGWNVAATMRTPREDVLPRSDRLHVVPLDVTKPGSIAEALEASGPIDVLVNNAGLGLMGAFEATPMATVREVFETNVFGVMAMTQAVLPQFRARKSGVVVNVTSSATLAPMPLVAVYTASKMAIEGFTASLAFELEAFNLRVKLVEPGYCPSTRFTSNGGARMEGLFPEAYAPFAQRIFASFGQPAAVTRESDVAEVVWHAANDTSEKLRFPAGPDAVALARLA is encoded by the coding sequence ACGGTGCTCATCACGGGTTGCTCCTCCGGCTACGGACTGGAGATCGCGCGCCACTTTCACGCGCAGGGCTGGAACGTGGCCGCTACCATGCGAACCCCACGCGAGGATGTCCTCCCTCGTTCGGACCGGCTGCACGTGGTGCCGCTCGACGTGACGAAGCCCGGGAGCATCGCGGAGGCGCTGGAGGCGAGCGGACCCATCGACGTGCTCGTCAACAACGCGGGCCTCGGGCTCATGGGGGCCTTCGAGGCCACGCCGATGGCCACGGTGCGCGAGGTGTTCGAGACCAACGTCTTCGGGGTGATGGCGATGACGCAGGCAGTGCTGCCCCAGTTTCGTGCACGCAAGTCGGGCGTGGTCGTGAACGTGACGTCCAGCGCGACGCTGGCGCCGATGCCGCTGGTGGCCGTGTACACCGCGAGCAAGATGGCCATCGAAGGGTTCACGGCGTCGCTCGCGTTCGAGCTCGAAGCCTTCAACCTGCGCGTGAAGCTCGTCGAGCCGGGCTATTGCCCGAGCACCCGCTTCACGAGCAACGGAGGGGCTCGCATGGAAGGGCTGTTTCCCGAAGCGTATGCGCCGTTCGCACAGCGCATCTTCGCTTCATTCGGGCAGCCGGCCGCGGTGACGCGTGAGTCCGACGTGGCCGAAGTGGTGTGGCATGCCGCGAACGATACGTCGGAGAAGCTCCGTTTCCCTGCGGGTCCTGACGCGGTTGCGCTGGCCCGGCTGGCGTGA
- a CDS encoding RICIN domain-containing protein has translation MKKSKLLKWMAVCAPVLFGAIFGFASDAHAQCQFPATSNASTPQLYKIVNAHSGKVLDVAFNSTVATYRLHQWEYLGLPSQHWYLLTDDYGGYRIVNLNSRHSMEPYDGSRGAKIWQNYTSMVPKQSWILYCEPNVAGSLFRISSLMTQKVVDVEFNSTGNGANIHQWDYIQSVQTQLWRFERVNSYGLSSSAERAFGPLQRLTRAVAAQGVGVGALGQALRGCLQPSQRVPL, from the coding sequence ATGAAGAAGTCGAAGCTATTGAAGTGGATGGCAGTGTGCGCCCCGGTGCTCTTCGGAGCCATCTTTGGATTTGCCTCGGATGCGCATGCGCAGTGTCAGTTCCCTGCGACATCGAACGCATCAACCCCACAGCTGTACAAGATCGTCAACGCACACAGTGGGAAGGTTCTGGACGTGGCCTTCAACTCCACGGTAGCAACCTACAGACTCCATCAATGGGAGTATTTGGGCCTGCCGAGCCAGCACTGGTATTTGCTTACCGACGACTATGGTGGGTATCGAATTGTCAATTTGAACAGCCGTCACTCCATGGAGCCATACGATGGCTCCAGGGGCGCGAAAATCTGGCAGAATTACACCAGTATGGTGCCCAAGCAGTCCTGGATACTCTATTGTGAGCCTAATGTGGCCGGGTCACTCTTCCGTATCTCGAGCCTCATGACCCAAAAAGTTGTCGACGTTGAATTCAACTCGACAGGCAATGGTGCGAACATCCATCAGTGGGATTACATCCAGAGCGTTCAAACTCAGTTGTGGAGGTTTGAGCGCGTTAACTCATACGGCTTGAGCAGCTCCGCGGAGCGAGCCTTCGGCCCGCTCCAGCGGCTGACTCGTGCTGTAGCGGCGCAGGGAGTCGGCGTAGGCGCGCTCGGCCAAGCTCTACGGGGTTGCCTCCAGCCAAGCCAGCGAGTGCCACTGTGA